One region of Qipengyuania sp. SS22 genomic DNA includes:
- the lspA gene encoding signal peptidase II — MTPVLKNRLIGCVIALLIFVIDQWSKNYVTKTLGIDRVGEAMELLPIFDLRFTRNFGVSLGMFEATSPEMRWGLVLVTAVIALVVTLWMLREKLLGDILALSLILGGALGNIKDRYELGYVVDFADLHFGDFRPFLIFNVADAAITIGVVIVLARAFLMRDKDGEEVDGLMNTKAADAAESK, encoded by the coding sequence ATGACCCCGGTGCTGAAGAACCGCCTGATCGGCTGTGTGATCGCGTTGCTGATCTTCGTCATCGATCAGTGGAGCAAGAATTACGTCACCAAGACGCTCGGCATCGACCGGGTTGGCGAAGCGATGGAATTGCTGCCCATCTTCGACTTGCGCTTCACGCGCAATTTCGGCGTCTCGCTCGGCATGTTCGAAGCAACCTCGCCCGAAATGCGCTGGGGGCTGGTGCTGGTGACCGCGGTGATCGCGCTGGTGGTGACCCTATGGATGCTGCGCGAGAAACTGCTCGGCGATATCCTTGCACTATCGCTGATCCTCGGCGGGGCTTTGGGCAATATCAAGGACCGCTATGAACTCGGCTATGTCGTCGATTTCGCCGATCTGCATTTCGGCGATTTCCGCCCCTTCCTGATTTTCAATGTCGCCGACGCGGCTATCACCATCGGCGTAGTCATCGTCCTTGCACGTGCGTTCCTCATGCGCGACAAGGACGGCGAAGAGGTCGATGGCCTCATGAACACCAAGGCGGCCGACGCCGCGGAGAGCAAGTGA
- a CDS encoding electron transfer flavoprotein subunit beta/FixA family protein: MKILVPVKRVIDYNVKPRVKADGSGVDLANVKMSMNPFDEIAVEEAIRIKEAGKAEEIVVVSVGPAKAQETLRTALAMGADRAILVETDDQVEPLAVAKILQAIAKEEEPGIVMLGKQAIDDDSNQTGQMLAALMGRPQGTFANTVEVEGDSVTVKREVDGGLQTVKLTMPAIVTTDLRLNEPRYASLPNIMKAKKKPLDTKSPADYGVDTAPRLTTTNVSEPPVRQAGEKVEDVDALVAKIKALGIA; encoded by the coding sequence ATGAAAATCCTCGTCCCCGTGAAACGGGTGATCGATTACAACGTCAAGCCGCGCGTCAAGGCCGACGGCTCGGGCGTCGACCTCGCCAACGTCAAGATGAGCATGAACCCCTTCGACGAAATTGCCGTCGAGGAAGCCATCCGCATCAAGGAAGCAGGCAAGGCGGAAGAGATCGTCGTCGTCAGCGTCGGTCCGGCAAAGGCGCAGGAAACGCTGCGCACCGCGCTCGCCATGGGCGCCGACCGCGCGATCTTGGTTGAAACCGATGACCAGGTCGAACCGCTCGCTGTCGCCAAGATCCTCCAGGCCATCGCCAAGGAAGAAGAACCCGGAATCGTAATGCTTGGCAAGCAGGCGATCGACGACGATTCGAACCAGACCGGCCAGATGCTCGCCGCACTGATGGGACGTCCCCAAGGCACCTTCGCCAATACGGTCGAGGTCGAGGGCGACAGCGTCACGGTAAAGCGTGAAGTCGATGGCGGTCTGCAGACGGTCAAGCTCACCATGCCCGCGATCGTCACCACCGACCTGCGTCTCAACGAGCCGCGTTATGCTTCGCTGCCCAACATCATGAAGGCGAAGAAGAAGCCGCTCGATACCAAGAGCCCGGCCGATTACGGCGTCGATACTGCGCCGCGCCTGACGACGACCAATGTTTCCGAACCGCCGGTCCGGCAGGCGGGTGAAAAGGTCGAGGACGTCGATGCACTCGTCGCCAAGATCAAGGCCCTCGGGATCGCCTGA
- a CDS encoding 3'(2'),5'-bisphosphate nucleotidase CysQ produces MIDSQRLESIVSEAGRIAYDLWPGAGNALDAWEKKPGDPVCEADLAVDAFLKRELGALLPSAGWLSEETADDPARLEHDLIWLVDPVDGTRDFIRGRPGWAVSVALISGGRPLIGTLCAPARGETWRAVAGQGAFRNGQPLSASMRREFAGSRVPAHALPKTDTDLVTVDQPNSIALRIAMVAADEADLVATVRWGFEWDIAAAGMIAREAGAAVSDAYGNKLDYNKRDPRAFGVLVSAPDIHTAAVARLAERLHAQT; encoded by the coding sequence ATGATCGACAGCCAACGCCTCGAATCCATCGTCTCCGAAGCCGGGAGGATCGCCTACGACCTGTGGCCGGGGGCTGGCAACGCGCTGGATGCATGGGAGAAAAAGCCCGGCGATCCGGTGTGCGAGGCAGACCTTGCGGTCGATGCTTTTCTCAAGCGCGAACTCGGCGCGCTGCTCCCGTCGGCGGGCTGGTTGTCGGAAGAAACCGCCGACGATCCAGCCCGTCTCGAGCATGACCTGATCTGGCTGGTGGACCCAGTCGACGGGACGCGCGACTTCATTCGCGGCCGTCCCGGCTGGGCGGTATCGGTCGCGCTCATCAGCGGCGGACGCCCGCTGATCGGGACGCTCTGCGCCCCTGCGCGCGGCGAAACCTGGCGGGCAGTCGCGGGGCAGGGCGCGTTCCGTAACGGGCAGCCGCTCTCGGCTTCGATGCGGCGCGAATTCGCGGGGTCGCGGGTTCCGGCGCATGCCTTGCCCAAGACCGATACCGATCTGGTCACGGTCGACCAGCCCAATTCGATTGCGCTGCGCATCGCGATGGTCGCTGCCGACGAGGCCGATCTGGTGGCGACGGTGCGCTGGGGGTTCGAATGGGATATCGCCGCAGCGGGCATGATCGCGCGCGAAGCGGGCGCGGCAGTGAGCGATGCCTATGGCAACAAGCTCGATTACAACAAGCGCGATCCGCGCGCCTTCGGGGTGCTGGTCAGTGCACCCGACATCCACACCGCTGCGGTCGCGCGTCTGGCAGAGCGGCTCCACGCGCAGACATGA
- a CDS encoding hemolysin family protein has product MTTFPWTDLLIIAGLIVLNGVFAMSELAIVSARTARLRSAAQQGNRGAQIALTLAAEPGKFLSTVQIGITLIGIIAGAYSGASLGGPVGERLAALGVPADWAPQAGFATVIALTTYLSLVVGELVPKQVALRAAVPIAIYMARPMAVLAKVAAPLVWLLDASSGLLIRLLGVRPAGQSAVTAEELHMLFAEATRSGVIEHEQHQMLQGVVRLAQRPVRELMTPRTEVDWIDIAADEAAVRAVLDASPHSLLPVAEGSPDRVLGVVKVRDILSRLIANQPVTIADLMIKAEVVPDQLDAVDALRVLQQAEVALAMVHDEYGHLDGIITPVDLLTALVGDFASDQDPGDAPGVVERADGSLLVSGSLSADVLADRLGIEYGGDREFGTAAGYALHVLKRLPGEGDYFTDQGWRFEVIDMDGRRIDKLLVSGEAGEKPGA; this is encoded by the coding sequence GTGACAACTTTTCCCTGGACCGACCTGCTGATCATCGCGGGGCTGATCGTGCTCAACGGCGTTTTCGCCATGAGCGAACTCGCCATCGTCTCGGCGCGCACCGCGCGTCTGCGGTCCGCTGCGCAGCAGGGTAATCGCGGGGCGCAGATCGCGCTCACGCTGGCGGCGGAGCCGGGCAAGTTCCTCTCGACCGTACAAATCGGCATCACGCTGATCGGGATCATCGCGGGTGCCTATTCGGGGGCCAGCCTCGGCGGACCGGTGGGCGAGCGCTTGGCCGCGCTCGGCGTTCCTGCAGACTGGGCGCCCCAGGCTGGATTCGCGACCGTGATCGCGCTGACCACCTACCTCAGCCTGGTGGTCGGTGAGTTGGTGCCCAAGCAGGTCGCGCTGCGCGCCGCCGTGCCGATCGCGATCTACATGGCGCGGCCGATGGCGGTGCTGGCCAAGGTCGCTGCGCCACTTGTGTGGCTGCTCGATGCATCGTCGGGCCTGCTTATCCGTCTGCTTGGCGTGCGGCCCGCGGGCCAGAGCGCGGTTACTGCCGAAGAACTGCATATGCTGTTTGCCGAGGCCACGCGCAGCGGCGTTATCGAACACGAACAGCACCAGATGCTGCAGGGCGTCGTCCGGCTGGCGCAGCGCCCGGTCCGCGAGCTGATGACGCCGCGCACCGAGGTCGACTGGATCGATATCGCTGCCGACGAGGCGGCAGTGCGCGCGGTGCTCGACGCCAGTCCGCACTCGCTGCTGCCCGTGGCCGAAGGGTCGCCCGACCGGGTGCTGGGCGTGGTCAAGGTGCGCGATATCCTGTCGCGCCTTATCGCCAACCAGCCCGTCACGATTGCCGATCTGATGATCAAGGCCGAGGTCGTGCCCGACCAGCTCGATGCGGTCGATGCCTTGCGCGTGTTGCAGCAGGCCGAAGTCGCGCTGGCGATGGTCCATGATGAATACGGCCATCTCGACGGGATCATAACGCCGGTCGATTTGCTCACCGCGCTGGTCGGCGATTTCGCGAGCGATCAGGACCCTGGCGATGCGCCCGGCGTGGTCGAGCGCGCCGACGGGTCGTTACTCGTTTCGGGCTCGCTCTCCGCCGATGTCCTAGCCGACCGGCTGGGCATCGAATATGGCGGCGACCGCGAATTCGGCACCGCGGCGGGCTATGCGCTGCATGTACTCAAGCGGCTGCCGGGCGAAGGTGACTATTTCACCGACCAGGGCTGGCGCTTCGAGGTGATCGACATGGATGGCCGCCGGATCGACAAGCTGCTGGTGAGCGGCGAAGCGGGCGAAAAGCCCGGGGCTTAG
- a CDS encoding OmpA family protein, producing MNKSRILTASLAAVSLMTVSACVTDPNTGEKKISRTVLGTAGGAVVGGLLGGVIGGKTGRIVGAAAGGVAGGVVGYKMDQQVKELKEQTAGSGVDVTETDGGEAILVNLPDGVTFATGSYTISPGFRDLLDRVASSLTQYPNSLVDVYGHTDTVGSADSNQRLSEQRAQAVANYLTSRGVSSSRLRWMGFGETRLKVATADNVNQPLNRRVEIKIIPFDQQDVEAAQSQGM from the coding sequence ATGAACAAATCGCGCATTCTTACCGCCAGTCTGGCCGCCGTGTCCCTGATGACCGTGTCGGCCTGTGTCACCGACCCCAATACCGGCGAGAAGAAAATCTCGCGCACCGTGCTCGGCACGGCTGGCGGTGCTGTCGTGGGCGGATTGCTCGGCGGCGTCATCGGCGGCAAGACCGGACGCATTGTCGGGGCAGCAGCGGGCGGTGTCGCCGGCGGCGTGGTTGGCTACAAGATGGACCAGCAGGTCAAGGAACTGAAGGAACAGACCGCCGGCTCGGGTGTCGACGTGACCGAAACCGATGGCGGCGAGGCGATCCTCGTCAACCTGCCCGACGGCGTGACCTTCGCCACCGGCAGCTACACCATCTCGCCGGGGTTCCGCGATCTGCTCGACCGCGTGGCCAGCAGCCTGACGCAATATCCCAACAGCCTGGTCGACGTTTACGGGCATACCGATACCGTCGGTTCGGCCGATTCGAACCAGCGCCTGTCCGAACAGCGCGCGCAGGCCGTCGCCAATTACCTGACTTCGCGCGGGGTCAGTTCCTCACGCCTGCGCTGGATGGGCTTTGGCGAAACCCGGCTGAAGGTGGCAACCGCCGACAACGTCAACCAGCCGCTCAACCGCCGCGTTGAAATCAAGATCATCCCCTTCGACCAGCAGGACGTCGAAGCCGCACAGTCCCAAGGGATGTAA
- a CDS encoding DUF445 domain-containing protein: MRRTATGLIVLMAALFLWSGRYLEFHPAWGYLHAFAEAAMVGGLADWFAVTALFRHPLGLPIPHTAIIPENKDRIADTMAGFLRENFLTPAVVGRRMGAMNLAHAVGSYLADPNVTKDSRIRAGAGELTIEVLESLDPDRLGTQVRSGIKTQLGKLEIAPLLGGMLDAMIADGRHKPLIDKIIRWAGLVLEDNEAMVRDMVHKRANAVLRFTGLDERLANSVLDGLYKLLAEVLVDPDHPLRTKIEEGLQELAHGLREDPEMQERVERMKRELLDNPAIGDWWQGVWERLRANLIQSIRSTDGGGTGYLGETLAELGSALRDDARLQRQVNRFARRTAVGIATRYGDQIVQLVSETVRRWDARTITDRVESAVGRDLQFIRINGTLVGGLVGLTIHALGIYVL, encoded by the coding sequence ATGCGGCGGACGGCGACCGGGCTGATCGTGCTCATGGCGGCGCTGTTCCTGTGGTCGGGGCGCTATCTCGAGTTTCATCCCGCCTGGGGCTATCTGCATGCCTTCGCCGAGGCCGCGATGGTCGGCGGGCTGGCCGACTGGTTCGCGGTCACCGCGCTGTTCCGCCATCCGCTCGGCCTGCCGATCCCGCATACAGCGATCATTCCCGAGAACAAGGACCGCATCGCCGACACGATGGCGGGCTTCCTGCGCGAAAATTTCCTCACTCCTGCTGTGGTCGGACGGCGGATGGGCGCGATGAACCTCGCGCATGCGGTCGGCAGCTATCTCGCCGATCCCAACGTGACCAAGGATTCGCGGATCCGCGCGGGCGCGGGCGAACTCACGATCGAAGTGCTCGAATCGCTCGACCCCGACCGGCTGGGCACGCAGGTGCGCAGCGGGATCAAGACGCAGCTCGGCAAGCTTGAAATCGCCCCGCTGCTGGGCGGCATGCTCGATGCAATGATCGCCGATGGTCGCCACAAACCGCTGATCGACAAGATCATCCGCTGGGCAGGGCTGGTGCTCGAAGACAATGAAGCGATGGTGCGCGACATGGTCCACAAGCGCGCCAATGCGGTGCTGCGCTTCACCGGTCTCGACGAACGCCTCGCCAATTCGGTGCTCGACGGGCTCTACAAGCTGCTGGCCGAAGTGCTGGTCGACCCCGACCATCCGCTACGCACGAAGATCGAGGAGGGGCTGCAGGAGCTTGCGCACGGCCTGCGCGAAGATCCCGAAATGCAGGAGCGAGTCGAGCGCATGAAGCGCGAGCTGCTCGACAACCCCGCGATCGGCGACTGGTGGCAAGGCGTGTGGGAGCGACTGCGCGCCAACCTAATCCAGTCGATCCGCAGCACGGATGGCGGCGGCACGGGCTATCTGGGTGAAACGCTCGCCGAACTTGGCTCCGCCCTGCGCGACGACGCGCGGCTGCAGCGCCAGGTCAACCGCTTCGCGCGCCGCACGGCGGTGGGTATCGCGACGCGCTATGGCGACCAGATCGTGCAGCTTGTTTCCGAGACCGTGCGCCGCTGGGATGCCCGGACGATCACCGACCGCGTCGAAAGCGCGGTGGGCCGCGACCTCCAGTTCATCCGCATCAACGGCACGCTGGTCGGCGGGTTGGTGGGGCTGACGATCCACGCGCTGGGTATTTACGTGCTCTGA
- a CDS encoding DUF6265 family protein, with protein sequence MSALAAAPVVAQETRLAADHHVPPPAAIQQLDWLVGHWSGEGIAGATAHESWLPPSGGTMVGTFVQETGEGEVMFTEHMYLTEEDGSLVVKLKHFNPDLTGWEEKDDMLRFRLVAVEDCAAYFSALTFRCDGDDGMVVAVRMKSEGDAVEELVFRFRRND encoded by the coding sequence GTGTCTGCGCTTGCCGCCGCACCGGTGGTTGCCCAGGAAACGCGTCTCGCCGCAGACCATCATGTCCCCCCACCAGCAGCGATCCAGCAGCTCGACTGGCTGGTCGGTCACTGGTCGGGCGAGGGTATCGCAGGCGCTACCGCGCATGAAAGCTGGCTGCCGCCCAGCGGCGGAACCATGGTCGGGACCTTCGTTCAGGAAACCGGCGAGGGTGAGGTCATGTTCACCGAGCACATGTATCTGACCGAGGAAGACGGCTCGCTCGTCGTCAAGCTCAAGCATTTCAATCCCGACCTCACCGGATGGGAGGAAAAGGACGATATGCTGCGCTTCCGCCTGGTCGCGGTGGAGGATTGCGCGGCCTATTTCAGCGCACTGACCTTTCGCTGCGATGGCGACGACGGGATGGTGGTCGCCGTGCGCATGAAGAGCGAAGGCGACGCGGTCGAAGAGCTGGTGTTCCGCTTCCGGCGCAACGACTGA
- a CDS encoding electron transfer flavoprotein subunit alpha/FixB family protein, producing the protein MKTLVWVEHDNAHVADATLAAVTAAGKLGEVHLLVAGAGCRAVAEEAAKIAGVGKVHLADDAAYEHTLAENVAPLVADLMGHHDAFVAPSTTTGKNVAPRVAALLDVMQVSDILSVEGDKTFTRPIYAGNAIATVESSDAKLVVTVRGTAFEKAAAEGGSAEIEDVSGPTDAGISTFVSEEIAESDRPELTSAKVIVSGGRALKDSETFEQVITPLADKLGAGIGASRAAVDAGYVPNDYQVGQTGKIVAPEVYIAIGISGAIQHLAGMKDSKTIIAINKDEDAPIFQVADIGLVADLFKAVPELTDKL; encoded by the coding sequence ATGAAAACTCTCGTCTGGGTCGAACACGATAACGCCCATGTCGCAGACGCCACGCTGGCCGCGGTAACCGCCGCGGGCAAGCTCGGCGAAGTCCACCTGCTGGTTGCCGGTGCGGGTTGCCGCGCGGTGGCCGAGGAAGCTGCCAAGATCGCCGGCGTGGGCAAGGTGCACCTTGCGGACGATGCCGCCTACGAACATACGCTGGCCGAGAACGTCGCCCCGCTGGTCGCCGATCTGATGGGCCATCACGATGCCTTCGTCGCGCCTTCCACCACGACCGGCAAGAACGTCGCTCCGCGCGTCGCCGCGCTGCTCGACGTGATGCAGGTATCGGACATTCTATCGGTCGAAGGCGACAAGACCTTTACCCGCCCGATCTATGCCGGCAACGCGATTGCGACGGTCGAATCGTCCGACGCCAAGCTGGTCGTCACCGTGCGCGGCACGGCCTTCGAAAAGGCCGCTGCCGAAGGCGGCTCGGCCGAGATCGAGGACGTTTCGGGTCCGACCGATGCGGGCATCTCGACCTTCGTCAGCGAGGAAATCGCCGAAAGCGATCGCCCCGAACTGACCAGCGCCAAGGTGATCGTCTCGGGCGGCCGTGCGCTGAAGGATTCGGAAACCTTCGAACAGGTCATCACCCCGCTCGCCGACAAGCTCGGTGCCGGAATCGGCGCGAGCCGCGCGGCAGTCGACGCGGGCTACGTCCCCAACGACTACCAGGTCGGCCAGACCGGCAAGATCGTCGCTCCCGAAGTCTATATTGCCATCGGTATCTCGGGCGCGATCCAGCACCTTGCGGGCATGAAGGATTCCAAGACCATTATCGCCATCAACAAGGACGAAGACGCCCCGATCTTCCAGGTCGCGGACATCGGCCTCGTGGCTGACCTGTTCAAGGCAGTGCCGGAACTGACCGACAAGCTCTGA
- the sucC gene encoding ADP-forming succinate--CoA ligase subunit beta: MNIHEYQAKELLAKYGIGIPAGHAALTVEEAVAGAKQLPGPLYVVKAQIHAGGRGKGKFKELGPDAKGGVRLSTSIEDVEANAKDMLGNTLVTVQTGDAGKQVNRLYVTDGVDIAEEYYLSMLVDRATGRVALIVSTEGGMDIEEVAHSTPEKITTITIDPAQGFMPHHGRAVAFALKLTGDLNKQAQKLSKQLYTAFMDLDCEMLEINPLVETKDSNLLVLDTKMSFDGNALFRHKDVEALRDETEEDPAEVEASEYDLAYIKLDGNIGCMVNGAGLAMATMDIIKLNGAFPANFLDVGGGATTEKVTAAFKIILKDPAVEGILVNIFGGIMKCDVIANGIVQAAKDVNLSVPLVVRLEGTNVAEGKSILENSGLPIVSADDLGDAAKKIVAEVKKAA, encoded by the coding sequence ATGAACATTCACGAATATCAGGCCAAGGAACTGCTCGCTAAGTACGGTATCGGCATCCCCGCCGGTCATGCTGCGCTGACCGTCGAGGAAGCGGTCGCCGGTGCCAAGCAGCTGCCCGGACCGCTCTATGTCGTGAAGGCGCAGATCCATGCCGGTGGTCGCGGCAAGGGCAAGTTCAAGGAACTCGGCCCCGATGCCAAGGGCGGTGTCCGCCTGTCGACCAGCATCGAGGATGTCGAAGCCAACGCCAAGGACATGCTCGGCAATACGCTGGTGACCGTGCAGACCGGCGATGCGGGCAAGCAGGTCAACCGCCTCTATGTCACCGACGGCGTCGACATTGCCGAAGAATATTACCTGTCGATGCTCGTCGATCGCGCCACTGGCCGCGTTGCCCTGATCGTATCGACCGAAGGCGGGATGGATATCGAGGAAGTCGCGCATTCGACGCCCGAGAAAATCACCACCATCACCATCGACCCGGCGCAGGGCTTCATGCCGCACCACGGCCGCGCCGTGGCCTTCGCGCTGAAGCTGACCGGCGATCTCAACAAGCAGGCGCAGAAGCTGTCCAAGCAGCTTTATACCGCCTTCATGGATCTCGATTGCGAAATGCTCGAGATCAACCCGCTGGTCGAAACCAAGGACTCCAACCTCCTCGTGCTCGACACGAAGATGAGCTTCGACGGCAATGCGCTGTTCCGGCACAAGGATGTGGAAGCGCTGCGTGACGAAACCGAGGAAGACCCGGCCGAAGTCGAAGCGAGCGAATACGATCTCGCCTATATCAAGCTCGACGGCAACATTGGCTGCATGGTCAATGGCGCGGGTCTTGCCATGGCGACGATGGACATCATCAAGCTAAACGGCGCCTTCCCCGCCAACTTCCTCGACGTGGGCGGCGGCGCCACCACCGAGAAGGTCACCGCGGCGTTCAAGATCATCCTCAAGGACCCCGCGGTCGAGGGAATTCTGGTCAACATCTTCGGCGGCATCATGAAGTGCGACGTCATCGCCAATGGCATCGTCCAGGCGGCGAAGGACGTGAACCTCTCGGTTCCGCTGGTCGTGCGTCTCGAAGGCACCAATGTCGCGGAAGGCAAGTCCATCCTCGAGAATTCGGGCCTGCCGATCGTCAGTGCCGACGATCTGGGCGATGCCGCGAAGAAGATCGTGGCCGAGGTCAAGAAGGCGGCCTGA
- a CDS encoding energy transducer TonB, with translation MRFGLLSIVALGMGLASPAVAQDPEPIVIAPTAPWEVNFAPNRCQAARTFGEGSDRTILFLEQITPSTSPRWVMAGTVAEDLKSGGPLSIQFGPGLEAWEMDGKKHARLGSFGRAYRASSIREPGFDSKRGSKKDDENAPEAEKPGDPIGLGFLDVEEGRSIEWVEFRRGKRPARRLETGTLGQLFKLLNTCMTDLVGTWGVDAEAHERRAKAPKPLNMEEIAGRIQQYYPGKAERWGKQADLSLRVLIDKTGAITDCRIVNVSLAEEFNDRACKEFMIVGKFEPAIDIDGAPMDSFFAATIAYRMN, from the coding sequence TTGCGTTTCGGACTTTTATCGATTGTTGCATTGGGAATGGGGCTAGCCTCTCCGGCGGTGGCCCAGGACCCGGAGCCCATCGTCATCGCACCTACGGCGCCGTGGGAAGTCAACTTCGCACCCAATCGTTGCCAAGCTGCACGCACATTCGGCGAGGGCAGCGATCGCACAATCCTGTTTCTTGAACAAATAACGCCATCGACGTCTCCCCGGTGGGTCATGGCCGGCACAGTAGCGGAAGACCTGAAATCGGGTGGACCGCTGTCTATTCAGTTTGGCCCGGGTCTCGAGGCTTGGGAAATGGACGGCAAGAAGCACGCAAGGCTGGGCAGCTTCGGCCGGGCCTATCGAGCCAGTTCGATCCGCGAGCCAGGCTTCGATTCGAAGCGTGGCTCAAAGAAGGACGACGAGAACGCGCCGGAGGCGGAAAAGCCCGGCGACCCGATCGGACTGGGTTTTCTGGATGTCGAGGAAGGCCGGTCGATCGAGTGGGTGGAATTCCGCCGCGGCAAACGGCCCGCACGGCGCCTCGAAACCGGCACTCTTGGCCAGCTCTTTAAATTGCTGAACACCTGCATGACCGACCTGGTAGGCACCTGGGGTGTGGATGCTGAAGCCCACGAGCGTCGCGCGAAAGCTCCCAAGCCGCTCAATATGGAAGAGATCGCAGGGCGTATCCAGCAATACTATCCGGGCAAGGCCGAACGCTGGGGCAAGCAGGCCGATCTGAGCCTGCGCGTGCTGATCGACAAGACCGGCGCGATCACCGATTGCCGGATCGTCAATGTATCGCTTGCCGAGGAATTCAACGATCGCGCCTGCAAAGAGTTCATGATTGTCGGGAAATTCGAGCCCGCTATCGATATCGACGGTGCCCCGATGGATTCCTTCTTCGCAGCAACCATTGCGTATCGCATGAACTAA
- a CDS encoding DUF3035 domain-containing protein, with the protein MSKFARIALIAGLGAMTAACGGGGLLNRDRPDEFAVQRQAPLVVPPDFNLVPPQPGAPRPSEGSAASQTLEALFGGPQARSSVETSMLERAGAAAPGIRSAVGDPATATVAKGSVTRDIIAAPEGDGASAAAVIPG; encoded by the coding sequence ATGAGTAAATTCGCCCGTATCGCCCTGATCGCCGGCCTCGGTGCCATGACCGCAGCCTGCGGTGGTGGCGGCCTGCTCAACCGTGACCGGCCCGACGAGTTTGCCGTGCAGCGCCAGGCGCCGCTGGTGGTTCCGCCCGATTTCAACCTCGTGCCCCCGCAGCCCGGCGCTCCGCGCCCGTCCGAGGGCAGCGCCGCATCGCAGACGCTCGAAGCGCTCTTCGGTGGCCCGCAGGCGCGTAGCAGCGTCGAAACCAGCATGCTCGAACGCGCCGGGGCAGCTGCTCCGGGCATCCGCAGCGCGGTTGGCGATCCCGCGACCGCAACCGTGGCCAAGGGCAGCGTAACCCGCGACATCATCGCCGCGCCCGAAGGCGACGGCGCCAGCGCCGCGGCGGTTATCCCAGGTTAG